Proteins encoded by one window of Rutidosis leptorrhynchoides isolate AG116_Rl617_1_P2 chromosome 7, CSIRO_AGI_Rlap_v1, whole genome shotgun sequence:
- the LOC139858554 gene encoding DNA repair RAD52-like protein 2, chloroplastic: protein MAVVHNTTFVTRQITPPQTKSSRLSTVVTFTSNSVKTNGRRTSLTVTAALDGGSNKNNSKGVSVPNSNYMVPLDLSSSSITRPLVEILRDLNKRIPDNIIVNTNNSAFIPWYHANRMLSFYAPGWCGEIRDVIFSDTGSVTVVYRVTVRGSDGEAHRESTGTVFSSTIGENVDPVAAAEEIAFGKACARFGLGLYLFHEE from the exons ATGGCCGTCGTTCACAACACCACCTTCGTTACCCGCCAAATCACACCACCACAAACTAAATCCTCTCGCTTGTCAACCGTCGTTACATTCACTTCAAATTCTGTTAAAACTAACGGAAGAAGGACTTCGCTAACGGTAACGGCTGCCCTTGACGGTGGCAGTAATAAGAATAATAGTAAAGGAGTGTCTGTACCTAACTCTAATTATATGGTGCCGTTAGATCTTTCATCATCGTCTATTACTCGTCCGTTAGTTGAAATTTTGCGAGACCTAAATAAACGGATTCCTGATAATATTATTGTCAATACTAATAATTCCGCTTTTATTCCTTG GTATCATGCAAACAGGATGCTAAGTTTTTATGCTCCAG GTTGGTGTGGAGAAATACGGGATGTAATCTTCTCGGATACTGGAAGTGTAACCGTGGTTTATCGTGTCACAGTACGCGGCTCTGATGGAGAG GCACATCGTGAATCAACTGGAACTGTGTTCTCATCCACGATAGGTGAGAATGTTGATCCCGTTGCTGCAGCCGAAGAGATAGCTTTTGGCAAAGCATGTGCTCGTTTTGGACTTGGCTTATACCTGTTTCATGAAGAGTAG
- the LOC139860138 gene encoding uncharacterized protein, which yields MGTIEKLVYRLSNSIETRRARSRFGTDFSSRDRSSVTDTQKGGKFTSDMDGDTDTDVGTSASAKTGSKSLNHFLEQLYEKRGSTRESALFSIIQRSSLGYEYQFFEKNFTELVYQFMKSFKRGSIKESCLAAEALGLLSITIGYGEKAIELYKEAAPVLYEALKNESQSKKLKLVLDSLAIITFIGGKEMEETERSMQSIWDFMHSRSDLKESHSAAIFCWSLLLSTTNSWNLSYKHWRGAIPFFKSLLESEHESTLVGAKQALALIFKLGCLEKFKGDPTETEEINVEESSKDGRVHEVSVKIGKQLVKVNTLAKQIQLNFLRRLLSSGFLIHMKENELLHDVFKFKPEKRQSGKELYVAERDEATINLFVPDVRKEENYQRIHKSQNSIFVKARTQIRNRNRDIKGGSNVLNIDDEM from the exons ATGGGGACCATTGAAAAACTCGTTTACCGGCTTAGTAACTCAATAGAAACTCGACGGGCCCGGTCCAGGTTTGGGACCGATTTTTCTAGTCGAGATCGG TCATCTGTTACAGATACTCAAAAAGGTGGAAAATTTACTAGTGATATGGACGGTGATACGGATACAGATGTAGGCACAAGTGCAAGTGCTAAAACGGGCTCAAAGAGTTTGAACCACTTCTTAGAACAGTTATACGAAAAAAG GGGGTCAACAAGGGAGTCTGCCCTTTTTTCAATTATACAGAGATCTAGCCTCGGTTATGAATACCAGTTTTTTGAAAAAAA CTTCACCGAGTTAGTTTACCAGTTCATGAAATCATTTAAAAGGGGTTCGATTAAAGAGAGTTGTTTGGCTGCTGAGGCCCTTG GGTTACTATCAATAACCATTGGTTATGGGGAAAAAGCTATAGAACTATATAAAGAAGCAGCTCCAGTTCTTTATGAAGCTCTTAAGAATGAATCTCAATCAAAGAAGTTAAAATTA GTTTTGGATAGTTTAGCCATTATTACTTTTATTGGGGGAAAAGAAATGGAAGAGACTGAAAGATCTATGCAAAGTATTTGGGATTTCATGCATTCAAGATCAGATTTGAAG GAATCTCATAGTGCAGCTATTTTCTGTTGGTCACTCCTTCTCAGTACCACAAATAGTTGGAATCTTAGTTACAAACATTGGCGAGG GGCGATTCCTTTTTTCAAGAGTTTACTAGAATCTGAGCATGAATCTACTCTCGTTGGAGCTAAACAAGCGCTAGCCCTAATATTTAAACTAGGGTGCCTCGAGAAATTTAAAGGTGACCCCACAGAAACCGAAGAAATAAATGTCGAGGAATCATCAAAG GATGGCCGTGTACACGAAGTTTCAGTAAAAATTGGTAAACAATTAGTAAAAGTGAACACGTTAGCCAAACAAATCCAG CTTAATTTTTTGAGGCGGTTGCTTAGTTCAGGTTTCCTTATTCACATGAAG GAGAATGAACTTCTACATGATGTTTTTAAATTCAAGCCAGAAAAACGACAATCAGGCAAAGAACTGTATGTGGCTGAACGTGACGAG GCAACTATCAATTTGTTTGTTCCAGATGTAAGAAAAGAAGAAAATTATCAG CGTATTCACAAGTCACAAAACTCGATCTTTGTGAAGGCAAGGACGCAAATACGTAACAGGAACCGTGATATTAAAG GAGGGAGCAATGTTTTGAATATTGATGATGAAATGTGA